One genomic window of Polyangium aurulentum includes the following:
- a CDS encoding DNA internalization-related competence protein ComEC/Rec2, protein MTDKLLLFSLALVAGAWTARAPLPAGLAAIAVLWLVRSRVDRRTLVVLALVLLAGTWRARGALDRAAAMHARAVEQIGPPSRCEGEAVVIGSPVVQRGGPLASASPDESSAGQARVDVEIVRGACADRPLVEPIRARLHGAPVELARGDRVALLADLAPVHLFLNEGLNDPRPHLARSGVTSSGGVVDVRVVARGRGVRAWIDRARAHVRGRIEATFHPEAEPLARALVLGETDLRDADDEAFRGSGLSHLLAVSGTHLVLAVAGFCAMVRALLLRVEALSARMDVGRLSAAIAIPASWLYADFAGGSGSALRAAGMLSAAMLTRAAGRRPSGLRAFGGSLLVAALVDPLVGSDPSFTLSAAATAGLLGLDRPFARLLVRGPAPLRVVLRPTATTLAAMTGCTPFIAIMSPQIPLLGIAANLVAAPIGELAALPLCLGHAVLAWAPPVERGAALLGSGALIAVRAVARVTTDMGGVLSFAPPMPSQLAVIAVAAVAAGLADRARRRASAIAAGAAVVLLLEGLAVKAARPTGKLRVRALDVGQGDSLLVDLPDGGAMLIDGGGFMGSPLDTGERVVLPVLRALRRDRIDVVVISHPHPDHFSGLVSTVPAIDVGELWDTGQGEDHGAGPSYAALMRGVRKRGIPIRRPDTLCGKHSIGGAIVEVLSPCPSFLPDESANDNSLVLRISYGARAALLVGDAEVAAERALLARDPSALRADLLKVGHHGSRTSTSPDFLAAVAPAVAMVCSGVRNRYGHPDPGVMRLLAERGVHAARTDRGGEIVWETDGHDVRLSRPAAR, encoded by the coding sequence GTGACGGACAAGTTGCTGCTCTTCTCGCTCGCGCTCGTCGCCGGCGCCTGGACGGCGCGCGCTCCCCTGCCGGCGGGGCTCGCCGCAATCGCGGTCCTGTGGCTCGTGCGAAGTCGCGTCGACCGAAGGACGCTGGTCGTCCTCGCGCTCGTGCTCCTCGCAGGGACGTGGCGCGCGCGTGGAGCCCTCGATCGCGCCGCCGCGATGCATGCGCGCGCCGTCGAGCAGATCGGCCCGCCGTCGCGCTGCGAGGGAGAGGCCGTCGTGATCGGCTCACCCGTCGTGCAGAGAGGCGGCCCCCTCGCGTCGGCGTCGCCGGACGAGAGCTCCGCGGGACAGGCGCGCGTCGACGTGGAGATCGTTCGCGGTGCGTGCGCCGATCGTCCGCTCGTGGAGCCGATACGCGCGCGGCTGCACGGCGCGCCCGTCGAGCTCGCTCGCGGCGATCGCGTCGCGCTCCTCGCGGACCTCGCGCCCGTGCACCTGTTCTTGAACGAGGGCTTGAACGATCCGCGCCCCCACCTCGCCCGCTCCGGCGTCACGTCGTCCGGCGGCGTCGTGGATGTGCGCGTCGTCGCGCGAGGACGCGGCGTGCGCGCCTGGATCGACAGGGCTCGCGCGCACGTGCGAGGACGCATCGAGGCCACGTTCCACCCCGAAGCCGAGCCCCTGGCGCGCGCGCTCGTGCTCGGTGAGACCGACCTGCGCGACGCCGACGACGAGGCCTTTCGCGGGAGCGGTCTGTCGCACCTGCTCGCGGTCTCGGGCACGCACCTCGTGCTCGCCGTCGCGGGCTTCTGCGCGATGGTGCGGGCGCTGCTCCTGCGGGTCGAGGCGCTCTCGGCGCGCATGGACGTGGGCCGCCTCTCGGCCGCGATCGCCATCCCCGCCTCGTGGCTCTACGCCGACTTCGCAGGCGGCAGCGGGTCGGCGCTGCGCGCGGCGGGCATGCTCTCGGCGGCGATGCTCACGCGCGCGGCGGGCAGGCGTCCGAGCGGATTGCGCGCCTTCGGCGGCTCGCTCCTCGTGGCGGCGCTCGTCGATCCGCTCGTCGGCAGCGATCCCTCGTTCACGCTCTCCGCGGCGGCGACGGCGGGGCTCCTCGGGCTCGATCGTCCCTTCGCTCGCCTGCTCGTCCGCGGCCCGGCCCCGCTGCGCGTCGTCCTGCGGCCCACGGCCACCACGCTCGCCGCGATGACCGGGTGCACGCCCTTCATCGCGATCATGTCGCCGCAAATTCCGCTGCTCGGCATCGCCGCGAACCTCGTCGCAGCGCCGATCGGCGAGCTCGCCGCGCTGCCTCTTTGCCTCGGGCACGCGGTGCTCGCGTGGGCGCCGCCGGTCGAGCGGGGCGCGGCGCTCCTCGGCTCGGGAGCGCTCATCGCCGTGCGCGCCGTCGCGCGCGTGACCACCGACATGGGAGGCGTCCTGTCGTTCGCTCCCCCCATGCCCTCGCAACTCGCGGTGATCGCCGTCGCTGCGGTGGCCGCCGGGCTCGCCGATCGCGCTCGGCGTCGCGCTTCGGCGATCGCCGCGGGGGCGGCCGTGGTGCTGCTGCTCGAGGGGCTCGCCGTGAAGGCCGCGCGACCCACGGGAAAGCTCCGCGTGCGCGCGCTCGACGTGGGCCAGGGTGATTCGCTGCTCGTGGATCTCCCCGACGGGGGCGCGATGCTCATCGACGGCGGCGGCTTCATGGGCAGCCCCCTCGACACCGGCGAGCGCGTCGTGCTGCCCGTGCTCCGCGCCCTGCGCCGCGACCGCATCGACGTCGTCGTGATCTCGCACCCGCACCCCGATCATTTCAGCGGCCTCGTCTCCACCGTGCCCGCGATCGACGTCGGCGAGCTCTGGGACACCGGCCAGGGCGAGGACCACGGCGCGGGCCCGTCGTACGCGGCGCTGATGAGGGGCGTCCGCAAGCGCGGCATCCCCATCCGCAGACCCGACACGCTCTGCGGAAAACACAGCATCGGCGGCGCGATCGTCGAGGTGCTCAGCCCCTGTCCGTCGTTCCTTCCGGACGAGAGCGCCAACGACAACTCGTTGGTGCTCCGAATATCCTACGGCGCACGCGCAGCCCTGCTCGTCGGCGACGCCGAGGTCGCGGCCGAGCGCGCGCTCCTCGCCCGCGACCCGTCCGCGCTCCGCGCCGATCTGCTCAAGGTCGGCCACCACGGCAGCCGCACCTCGACCTCGCCCGACTTCCTCGCCGCCGTCGCGCCCGCCGTCGCGATGGTCTGCTCGGGCGTGCGCAACCGCTACGGCCACCCCGATCCGGGCGTCATGCGCCTGCTCGCCGAGCGCGGCGTCCACGCGGCGCGCACCGACCGCGGCGGCGAGATCGTCTGGGAGACGGACGGCCACGACGTGCGACTCTCGCGTCCCGCCGCTCGCTGA